One segment of Erigeron canadensis isolate Cc75 chromosome 2, C_canadensis_v1, whole genome shotgun sequence DNA contains the following:
- the LOC122587541 gene encoding probably inactive leucine-rich repeat receptor-like protein kinase At5g48380, whose protein sequence is MSRICIIPSLYLHMLLILACFALSNAVQSDIDCLRSIKKSLQDTYSVLVSWDFSNEAEGFICRFTGVECWHIDESRVMNLRLSDIGLRGAFPLGLKNCTSLTTLDLSRNQLQGPLPTNLTDVIPFVSSLDLSYNSFSGPIPPSLANCSFINILKLNNNHLTGEIPPQLGGLNRLSDFSVANNRLSGPVPYFYNATAAAGSYINNLGLCGGPLSPCKNDQGHTNPFNIIINFERHIDPFIFGFQVGFTPAILSTLLMFFFFPRGASRLSISLVITYHFITKKILMGRRQRLIEEIFQIQLTEDSGSEESKVTAMEKYIRRMSLEEIEMATNNFDIEKVIGRGNMGLMYKAMLSNGLLLAVKRLHKFESFKKEFLLEIEILGRLRHTNLVPLLAFCFEMEKKFLVYKYMSNRTLHQWLHCMPQVEGKKMGWTLRFRIAIGIARGLAWLHHNNVLRVAHCKINSNCILLDDEFEPKISNFGNSKILMNTSGIPSSCCNFVVPEFSLGPYKEDVYSFGIVLLELISGREPSTWINSSTELYVIDGCLAEQGFDEEIYGTLRIAKNCIRVQNDRELSMLQVHQAMCAISKTRNEISVD, encoded by the exons atgAGCAGAATATGTATTATTCCTAGTTTATACTTGCACATGCTACTCATACTAGCTTGCTTTGCTCTAAGCAATGCCGTTCAGTCAGACATCGATTGCCTGAGATCGATCAAGAAATCGCTCCAAGATACTTATAGCGTGTTAGTATCGTGGGATTTTAGTAATGAGGCTGAAGGTTTCATATGTCGCTTTACTGGTGTCGAATGCTGGCACATTGATGAGAGCAGGGTTATGAATCTTCGACTATCAGACATAGGACTGAGAGGAGCATTTCCATTGGGCTTAAAAAACTGCACCAGCCTAACAACGTTAGACCTCTCTCGCAACCAACTCCAAGGACCCCTTCCCACCAATTTAACAGATGTTATACCTTTTGTCTCCTCTCTAGATCTGTCATACAACAGTTTCTCCGGTCCAATTCCACCTAGCCTTGCTAATTGCAGCTTCATTAATATTCTGAAGCTTAATAACAATCACCTAACTGGCGAAATCCCACCACAATTGGGGGGACTTAATCGCCTCAGCGATTTTAGTGTCGCAAACAATAGATTATCAGGACCTGTACCCTATTTTTACAATGCCACCGCTGCTGCAGGTAGTTATATAAACAACTTAGGACTTTGTGGAGGTCCGTTGAGTCCCTGCAAGAATGATCAAGGCCATACAAATccctttaatattattattaattttgaacGGCACATAGATCCCTTTATTTTTGGGTTTCAAGTCGGTTTTACTCCTGCTATCTTAAGTACTTTGCTGATGTTCTTCTTTTTTCCAAGAGGTGCCTCTAGGCTGTCTATAAGCCTCGTGATTACTTATCATTTCATTACCAAGAAAATACTAATGGGTAGGAGGCAGCGTCTGATTGAAGAAATCTTTCAAATCCAGTTAACTGAGGATAGTGGAAGCGAAGAGAGCAAG GTAACTGCCATGGAAAAGTACATACGCCGAATGAGTTTGGAGGAGATTGAAATGGCAACCAATAATTTTGACATTGAAAAAGTGATTGGCCGTGGAAACATGGGACTCATGTACAAGGCTATGTTATCAAACGGTTTGTTGCTTGCAGTCAAAAGGCTCCATAAGTTTGAGAGCTTTAAAAAGGAGTTCTTATTAGAAATAGAAATTTTAGGAAGACTGCGGCACACAAACTTAGTACCACTTCTAGCTTTTTGCTTTGAAATGGAGAAGAAATTTCTAGTATATAAATACATGAGCAATCGAACCCTCCATCAATGGCTACATTGTATGCCACAAGTGGAAGGTAAGAAGATGGGATGGACTCTACGGTTTAGGATCGCCATAGGAATAGCACGAGGACTTGCGTGGCTACATCACAACAATGTGCTCCGGGTAGCCCATTGCAAAATCAACTCAAACTGTATATTACTAGATGATGAGTTTGAGCCCAAGATATCAAATTTTGGCAATTCAAAAATCTTGATGAATACAAGCGGCATCCCATCAAGTTGTTGCAATTTTGTTGTTCCAGAATTTAGTCTCGGTCCTTACAAGGAGGACGTTTATAGCTTTGGGATTGTGTTGCTTGAATTGATTTCTGGTAGAGAACCATCGACATGGATCAACTCTAGTACGGAATTGTATGTGATTGATGGATGCTTGGCGGAACAAGGATTTGATGAGGAAATTTATGGCACGCTTAGAATAGCCAAGAACTGCATCCGAGTACAAAATGATAGAGAATTGAGCATGCTTCAAGTACATCAAGCAATGTGTGCCAtttcaaaaacaagaaatgaaaTTTCTGTTGATTAA
- the LOC122589790 gene encoding uncharacterized protein LOC122589790 codes for MTSQLKLHSLNKSTDFTFCDIPKTKHLQKQGEDDNQFGFSPRLWSKNINSSNCICPSSPMIAMVEGRKELMEALNDLPESCYELSLKDMVSQDTEPKSKENDKGANKGSISRSVSLDTGVILLKMFVPSSFGFKKRKVSRSTSVNGLQRYHIDTKECKTRLFAENRCDTNNKSCSNNPRYTAPTRNRYAEETLKPGCWFRTRSTNQKGCIFF; via the exons ATGACCTCTCAATTAAAGCTCCATTCCTTAAATAAATCAACAGATTTCACATTTTGTGACATCCCAAAAACAAAACATCTTCAAAAACAAGGTGAAGATGATAACCAATTCGGGTTCTCACCACGCCTTTGGTCCAAAAACATCAATTCTTCTAATTGCATATGTCCATCATCACCCATGATAGCAATGGTAGAAGGAAGAAAAGAGCTCATGGAAGCATTAAACGACTTGCCAGAATCGTGTTACGAGTTGTCCTTAAAAGACATGGTCTCACAAGATACAGaaccaaaatcaaaagaaaacgATAAAGGTGCAAATAAGGGTTCGATTTCAAGGAGTGTGAGCCTTGATACTGGAGTTATCCTTCTAAAGATGTTTGTACCGAGTTCTTTTGGCTTCAAGAAACGTAAGGTTTCTCGAAGTACATCTGTGAACGGCTTACAGAGATATCATATTGATACGAAAGAATGTAAGACTCGGCTTTTTGCTGAAAACCGATGTGACACCAATAACAAATCTTGTAGCAATAATCCGCGGTATACTGCTCCTACCAGAAACAG GTATGCAGAAGAGACATTGAAGCCTGGATGTTGGTTCAGAACAAGATCAACAAACCAAAAGGGCTGCATCTTCTTTTGA
- the LOC122589850 gene encoding uncharacterized protein LOC122589850 — MTLEDFFTSTDLKDGLTTLDRVNEFISVIQSKKDSVDNNGEAIRHLSSVASIVAATENKNCLDQFINLDGLSLINKWLKDAQNLQNDDENGSLEELFILLLRALERLRLDNESSFSSEIRNTVEELGSHSSSMVREKAKSLSDSWMLIQEKDDESLLDVKNLESIGADSSVTRQPDDIVDLATTNQDIPDHADPSCKLTAEDENLLIKFKVQNSISEGVEKSDVKDENEKEISFHDKGDLVEILALPSPSAEIAPSAAVNNCLESSRETDVLSDKDEDMVDNGESPKASSSSESDTEGVNEDDGVQSNENLESGSRLFKLSMDSKTSDMKLDFGMIDPLDIARQVANEVELEVDSRERSCSTSEKMSDSGTVKRSRESTPESKNGQESQSLPVGGSDKVTSGLKPEPVKDAEILVSEKMLNSGTVKRSRESTPESKNGQESQSLLVSVSDKVTSGPKPEPVKEAETLVSQISEVAQESEPGAGRGFSGFDLNEEVCSEEVDNPINPVSSTISIVSPPRAAVASQLPDAIHFEGSGLKELASTSETHNNFKKRLDFLDIDLNVADGSEDKMVIVSDLPSAGESSVRRFPERPQLDLNSTGNDPNGWLSPSSSSSKQHSRRNIDLNINSQPIFPNDAAVDHSVISIFGKKVEVKGKSSFQPTMDFNLGRPVESSMQYGNPNPSFYGHHNGMYVYPMPMYALSPDGKPVPYRGGSFVPQLMASQQPPSPFMMNMAAPGASSSSNGVGPSYPYHNFDINTGLTINGGNRETIVGLRQFFPQNVDEQYMRENNSLQQAPSSSIVGGKRPEPHSGFEFFPVNKHHQPPWR; from the coding sequence ATGACTCTCGAGGACTTCTTTACTTCTACCGACTTAAAAGATGGGCTTACAACTCTAGATAGAGTTAACGAGTTCATCAGCGTTATTCAAAGTAAGAAAGACTCTGTGGACAACAACGGTGAAGCAATCCGACATTTGTCAAGCGTCGCATCTATCGTTGCAGCTactgaaaacaaaaactgtCTTGATCAGTTTATCAATTTAGATGGactttctttaattaataagtGGCTCAAGGATGCCCAGAATCttcaaaatgatgatgaaaatggctCTTTGGaagaattatttattttattgttgagAGCACTTGAGAGGCTGCGGTTAGATAATGAGAGTTCTTTTTCTTCTGAAATAAGGAACACAGTCGAGGAGCTTGGCTCTCATAGTAGTTCTATGGTTCGTGAAAAAGCTAAATCGTTAAGTGATAGTTGGATGCTAATTCAAGAAAAGGATGATGAAAGTTTATTAGATGTCAAAAATCTCGAGTCAATTGGTGCTGATAGTTCGGTGACCAGACAACCAGATGATATTGTGGACTTGGCAACAACAAATCAGGATATTCCGGATCATGCTGATCCATCTTGTAAATTAACAGCTGAGGATGAAAATCTTTTGATTAAATTCAAAGTCCAGAATTCTATATCAGAAGGTGTTGAGAAATCGGATGttaaagatgaaaatgaaaaagagaTTAGTTTTCATGATAAAGGAGACTTGGTTGAAATTTTGGCTTTACCTAGTCCTTCAGCAGAAATAGCTCCAAGTGCTGCTGTTAATAACTGTTTAGAGTCTTCTAGAGAGACTGATGTGTTAAGTGACAAAGATGAAGATATGGTGGATAATGGCGAGAGCCCAAAAGCGTCTTCAAGTTCAGAAAGTGACACGGAAGGCGTAAATGAAGATGATGGTGTTCAGAGTAATGAAAATTTAGAAAGCGGTTCAAGATTATTTAAGTTGTCAATGGATAGCAAGACATCAGATATGAAACTAGACTTTGGCATGATAGACCCACTCGATATTGCTAGGCAAGTTGCTAATGAGGTGGAACTAGAAGTTGATTCCCGAGAAAGAAGTTGCAGCACCTCTGAGAAAATGTCAGACAGTGGAACTGTGAAACGGTCAAGAGAGTCAACCCCGGAATCTAAAAACGGTCAAGAAAGTCAAAGTCTACCTGTTGGCGGCTCAGATAAGGTCACATCTGGACTCAAACCTGAACCTGTGAAAGATGCAGAAATCCTAGTTTCTGAGAAAATGTTAAACAGTGGAACTGTGAAACGGTCAAGAGAGTCAACCCCGGAATCTAAAAACGGTCAAGAAAGTCAAAGTCTACTTGTCAGCGTCTCAGATAAGGTCACCTCTGGACCGAAACCTGAACCTGTGAAAGAAGCAGAAACCCTAGTTTCTCAAATTTCTGAGGTGGCTCAAGAATCTGAGCCCGGTGCTGGAAGAGGGTTCTCGGGGTTTGATTTGAACGAAGAAGTTTGTTCCGAAGAAGTTGATAACCCTATTAATCCCGTCTCATCCACGATCTCGATTGTTTCTCCTCCCCGGGCAGCTGTAGCTTCCCAGTTACCTGATGCTATTCACTTTGAGGGTTCAGGATTGAAAGAACTGGCTTCCACCAGTGAAACCCACAACAATTTTAAGAAACGGttggattttcttgatattgATCTGAACGTTGCTGATGGTAGTGAGGATAAAATGGTAATTGTATCAGATCTTCCTTCTGCTGGGGAATCTTCTGTACGTAGGTTTCCAGAACGGCCCCAGTTGGATCTCAACAGTACGGGAAATGACCCAAATGGGTGGCTAAGTCCATCTTCATCGTCATCAAAACAACATTCAAGAAGAAACATTGATTTGAATATAAACAGTCAGCCCATTTTCCCCAATGATGCTGCTGTAGATCATtctgttatttctatttttggtAAGAAAGTCGAGGTGAAGGGAAAAAGTTCTTTCCAACCCACAATGGATTTCAATTTGGGGCGACCTGTAGAATCTTCAATGCAGTATGGTAATCCTAATCCATCTTTTTACGGGCACCATAACGGTATGTATGTCTACCCCATGCCTATGTATGCATTATCACCAGATGGGAAGCCCGTGCCATATAGAGGAGGCTCTTTTGTACCTCAATTGATGGCCTctcaacaaccaccatcacctTTCATGATGAACATGGCTGCACCCGGTGCATCCTCCAGCTCAAATGGGGTTGGACCCTCATACCCATATCATAACTTTGATATTAACACTGGTTTAACAATCAATGGTGGAAACCGGGAGACTATTGTAGGTTTGAGACAGTTTTTTCCTCAAAATGTGGATGAACAATACATGCGGGAAAATAACTCACTACAACAAGCTCCTTCTAGCTCGATTGTTGGTGGGAAACGCCCTGAACCGCATTCAGGGTTTGAGTTTTTTCCAGTTAACAAACACCACCAACCACCATGGAGGTAG